The following proteins come from a genomic window of Desulforamulus hydrothermalis Lam5 = DSM 18033:
- a CDS encoding histidinol-phosphatase — MLTDYHIHVEQGPYTVEWLSKFARRAEAAGIEEWGISEHAYRFVETRHIFWNDWVEARQNQRMEEYLEMILKARQAGIRVKFGIEMDYFPGKEKEIEAFIKNYPFDYVIGSVHWIDEWGIDLSEMKEEWNRRKVEEVWLAYFERVESLAQSKLFDIAGHLDLAKIFKYVPEDVNFLKELYDRVARLLAANGTCIEISTAGLRKPVGEIYPHPLLLEACYKQGVPIVISSDAHCPKDVGANFSQAVALAKRVGYREIQVFSNRQAVARPLG; from the coding sequence ATGTTAACAGACTATCATATTCATGTGGAACAAGGGCCATACACTGTAGAATGGCTATCGAAGTTTGCGCGCCGGGCCGAGGCGGCGGGGATTGAGGAGTGGGGAATTTCAGAACATGCTTACAGGTTTGTAGAGACCCGTCATATTTTCTGGAATGATTGGGTGGAAGCAAGGCAAAACCAGAGAATGGAAGAATATTTAGAGATGATTCTGAAAGCCCGGCAAGCGGGAATCAGGGTAAAGTTTGGCATTGAGATGGATTACTTTCCGGGCAAAGAAAAAGAAATAGAAGCATTTATTAAAAATTATCCTTTTGACTACGTTATAGGTTCGGTACACTGGATTGATGAATGGGGTATCGACCTGTCGGAGATGAAAGAGGAATGGAACCGGAGAAAAGTTGAGGAGGTTTGGCTGGCTTATTTTGAACGAGTTGAGAGTTTGGCACAGAGCAAGTTATTTGATATTGCCGGGCACCTTGACTTAGCTAAAATTTTTAAGTATGTACCGGAAGATGTAAACTTTCTTAAGGAGTTATACGACCGGGTTGCCAGGCTGCTGGCGGCCAACGGCACATGTATAGAGATCAGTACAGCCGGTTTAAGGAAACCGGTGGGGGAAATATATCCTCACCCGTTATTGCTGGAAGCATGCTATAAACAAGGGGTACCCATTGTCATCAGCTCAGATGCCCACTGCCCGAAGGATGTAGGGGCGAATTTTTCGCAAGCCGTTGCTTTGGCCAAACGGGTGGGCTATCGGGAGATACAGGTGTTTTCAAACCGGCAGGCAGTTGCCCGCCCATTGGGTTAA
- a CDS encoding N-acetylmuramoyl-L-alanine amidase family protein, giving the protein MYIKGPYKKNSLPWLWLAFLIVFIGLGFFLKGIADRSEALNKPGPQRKPLPQQPVVIIDPGHGGSDPGACREGVMEKDINLAIAKRVARHAKGCKIKLTRDKDIDFTGDGVYSKEAERQDLDKRIELARQYRGDVFISIHVNTGLGRDRGAITYYDAANPGSTRLAYAVQKEINRLPGMPVKEPRADTFYLFKHLDIPVVIVETGWLCNLEERNRLQNPQYQEQLAKAIGRGTIQFLTKDNPKIH; this is encoded by the coding sequence ATGTACATCAAAGGCCCTTATAAAAAAAACAGTCTCCCCTGGTTATGGCTTGCTTTTCTTATAGTTTTTATAGGCTTGGGATTTTTCCTCAAAGGTATCGCTGACAGGTCGGAAGCCCTAAATAAGCCAGGGCCTCAGCGCAAACCCCTGCCACAGCAACCGGTGGTTATCATTGACCCGGGCCATGGGGGCAGCGATCCGGGCGCATGCCGGGAGGGAGTTATGGAAAAAGACATTAACCTGGCGATTGCCAAACGGGTGGCCAGGCATGCAAAGGGTTGTAAAATAAAACTAACCAGGGATAAGGATATAGACTTTACCGGGGACGGCGTATATTCCAAGGAAGCTGAACGGCAGGATTTAGACAAGAGGATAGAACTGGCCCGCCAATACCGGGGTGATGTTTTCATCAGCATTCATGTCAACACCGGGCTGGGCCGGGACAGGGGGGCAATTACATATTATGATGCGGCCAACCCCGGCAGCACCCGTTTGGCTTATGCAGTTCAAAAGGAAATAAACCGGCTGCCCGGCATGCCGGTAAAAGAACCAAGGGCAGACACCTTCTATTTGTTTAAACATTTAGATATACCGGTTGTTATTGTCGAAACCGGTTGGCTTTGCAACCTGGAAGAAAGAAACAGGTTGCAAAATCCGCAGTACCAGGAACAACTGGCCAAAGCCATCGGACGTGGAACTATTCAATTCCTCACAAAAGACAACCCTAAAATACATTAA
- a CDS encoding DUF2680 domain-containing protein — MNKRLILVGLLIMAVIAFTVPTAFAADDVSSQAKAWFDQKFAAKKAWVEQAVKNGQLTPEQGQAWQQHFDQMKEWHAKNGYICPGGGQGCFGKGPGMGGGRWMNRQPVQPQT, encoded by the coding sequence ATGAACAAACGTTTAATCCTGGTGGGCCTCTTAATTATGGCAGTAATTGCCTTTACAGTTCCCACCGCCTTTGCCGCTGACGATGTCAGCTCTCAGGCTAAAGCATGGTTCGACCAAAAGTTTGCTGCCAAAAAGGCCTGGGTTGAACAGGCTGTTAAAAACGGCCAACTGACACCGGAACAGGGGCAAGCCTGGCAGCAGCATTTCGACCAAATGAAGGAATGGCATGCTAAAAACGGTTACATTTGCCCCGGCGGCGGTCAGGGATGCTTTGGCAAAGGCCCCGGCATGGGCGGCGGACGTTGGATGAACCGCCAACCGGTACAACCGCAAACATAA
- a CDS encoding ComEC/Rec2 family competence protein: MKRLIILALAVIMLVTTGCSRNARDTAGLPTAAVSPGTMKVHFIDVGQADAILVQVGQQSMLVDAGNNDDGEAVVNYLKQLGIKKLAVIMGTHPHEDHIGGLDDVIKAFEVEKIYLPKVNHNTKTYRDVLLAVKEKKLKAIAARGGQSFSLGEARVDILAPNSDSYQELNEYSIVCKVTFGASRFLLTGDAEKVSESEMLQNNYDLQADVLKIAHHGSSSSTGKKFLKAVAPQMAVISVGSGNDYGHPHRETLQKLASAGIKVYRTDLMGTIVMTTDGQKIEAATQRTAAAGK, from the coding sequence ATGAAAAGGTTAATTATACTGGCTTTAGCAGTAATCATGCTGGTGACAACCGGCTGCAGCCGGAATGCCCGTGATACTGCCGGTTTGCCAACGGCAGCCGTCAGTCCGGGTACAATGAAAGTTCATTTTATTGATGTGGGGCAGGCGGATGCCATTCTGGTACAAGTGGGCCAACAGAGCATGTTGGTTGACGCCGGTAATAACGATGACGGCGAAGCGGTGGTAAATTACCTCAAACAGCTGGGCATAAAGAAGCTGGCGGTAATTATGGGAACCCATCCCCACGAGGATCATATAGGCGGCCTGGATGATGTAATAAAGGCCTTTGAAGTTGAGAAAATATATTTGCCCAAAGTAAATCACAATACCAAAACCTACCGAGATGTTTTATTGGCTGTCAAAGAAAAAAAACTAAAAGCAATTGCTGCCCGGGGCGGACAAAGTTTCTCGCTGGGGGAAGCCAGGGTAGATATTTTGGCCCCTAACAGTGACAGTTACCAGGAACTAAACGAATACAGCATTGTTTGCAAAGTAACCTTTGGTGCCAGCAGGTTTCTTTTGACCGGGGATGCTGAAAAGGTATCCGAGAGTGAGATGTTGCAAAATAACTACGACCTGCAAGCAGATGTTTTGAAAATAGCTCATCACGGCAGCAGTTCGTCCACCGGTAAAAAGTTTTTAAAAGCGGTGGCACCCCAAATGGCGGTTATTTCTGTAGGGTCTGGCAACGATTACGGCCATCCGCACCGGGAAACCCTGCAAAAACTGGCGTCAGCCGGCATTAAAGTTTACCGCACCGACCTGATGGGCACAATTGTAATGACCACAGACGGCCAAAAAATTGAAGCGGCCACCCAAAGGACAGCTGCCGCAGGCAAATAG
- a CDS encoding DUF378 domain-containing protein: MEMLSRVALVLVIVGALNWLLVGLFSWDLVAALLGGDATRESSMLSKIIYSLIGVSGLILIPTLFRDRAPVENK, translated from the coding sequence GTGGAAATGTTATCCAGAGTTGCTTTGGTGCTGGTCATTGTAGGAGCTCTCAACTGGTTGCTGGTGGGGCTTTTCAGCTGGGACCTGGTGGCTGCCCTGTTGGGTGGGGATGCAACACGGGAATCATCCATGCTCAGTAAGATTATCTACAGCCTGATTGGTGTTTCCGGACTGATTCTCATCCCAACCCTGTTTCGTGACAGAGCACCGGTAGAAAACAAGTAA
- a CDS encoding FUSC family protein, with protein sequence MPLSGIFHFVGARILKTGIAVALSMYICTLLQIEPKVFAAVSAVINVQPSIYRSFRNAVEQVITHIISVLIAVICGYTFGTGPIIMGLVTVLIISTNVKLNLKQGISMGVVAGIFVLDAPQHDFLQHALTRSYVIFIGLGSALFINSFLSQPRYSNNFLVQLAKLNELTAGFFTELVKGFIKLEPLNRDEYEKKRAEIKEVLAVSKNLFALHKEQNRYLKHVPQEMQELWEKYLDFNVKLFYKSQEIYSATEQRLIWRMERGNPPISDEFNMVLAMLERGIASFEKLNEGLSEHVSQGKPLPPVQVNEQFWEELSFFIDQWHSRLTGADFLHAFMYVSVVANDIKWASRSIKDFSLTQRQDKPTAF encoded by the coding sequence ATGCCTTTATCCGGGATATTTCACTTTGTGGGTGCCAGAATACTAAAAACGGGAATTGCGGTTGCCCTGTCCATGTATATATGCACCCTGCTGCAAATTGAACCTAAAGTCTTTGCTGCCGTCAGTGCGGTGATTAATGTACAACCATCCATCTATCGTTCTTTCCGTAATGCGGTGGAACAAGTTATAACTCATATTATCTCGGTGCTTATAGCAGTTATTTGTGGCTATACGTTTGGTACAGGACCGATAATAATGGGTCTGGTCACCGTCCTCATCATTTCTACTAACGTCAAGCTAAATCTAAAACAGGGTATTTCTATGGGGGTTGTGGCCGGGATTTTTGTACTTGATGCACCGCAACATGATTTTCTGCAGCACGCCTTAACCAGGTCATATGTTATTTTTATCGGATTAGGCTCAGCACTTTTCATAAACAGTTTTTTATCCCAGCCCCGCTATAGCAACAATTTTTTAGTCCAACTGGCTAAATTAAATGAATTAACTGCCGGTTTTTTTACAGAATTGGTAAAAGGTTTTATTAAGCTGGAGCCGCTCAACAGAGATGAATATGAGAAGAAGCGAGCGGAGATTAAGGAAGTGCTGGCAGTATCGAAAAACCTGTTTGCTTTACACAAGGAGCAAAACCGCTATTTAAAGCATGTTCCGCAAGAAATGCAGGAATTATGGGAAAAATACTTGGATTTTAATGTAAAGTTATTTTATAAAAGTCAAGAAATTTACAGTGCCACCGAACAGCGTTTGATTTGGCGCATGGAAAGGGGAAACCCACCTATTTCGGATGAGTTTAACATGGTGTTAGCAATGCTGGAGAGGGGTATCGCATCTTTTGAAAAGTTAAATGAGGGCTTGTCTGAACATGTTTCACAGGGTAAACCCTTGCCGCCGGTACAAGTTAATGAGCAATTTTGGGAAGAATTAAGTTTTTTTATCGACCAATGGCACAGCAGGTTGACCGGTGCCGACTTTTTGCATGCCTTTATGTATGTGTCAGTGGTGGCAAATGATATCAAGTGGGCCAGCCGGAGCATTAAGGATTTTTCCCTGACGCAAAGGCAGGATAAGCCGACAGCTTTTTGA
- a CDS encoding metallophosphoesterase family protein, translated as MSKVKFIHCSDIHLGRQRLDGKLPDTDFARALNFIVRYTIEQKADALLIAGDLFDSPNIQPPVLQQATACLMPLQQAGIPVFAIEGNHDRATLTGESPTWVKYLNDIGLLHLLTIPFTSRGPVITPWDETRRCGSYIDFKGIRLVGAGYLGAGTVKRARLIAEVLSGWRQTAEPAALVMLLHAGPDYIVQEGGGFSRENLEFLHGCVDYLALGHIHKPMHHGGWAVNPGSPEHVRLEESRYDGRPRGLAVVEIDPAHTVPLRRAEIIEVPKRRVLNLRYDCSPHGNKTKRAMEAIQSDIINNLRSLGALPEDAVRLELTGSVNLGRIRLDTEALAAYLQESLPVMAVEVISGGLQPALGEAAAAVKQAGSTREELELSAIHEVLRQNPLPGLEQQTELLAGLLYRLKEDVRNQVSAQEIRERLHNHPLVEQLLAAIVDEKQAKFVAAAKDGEG; from the coding sequence ATGTCAAAAGTCAAGTTTATACATTGTTCAGATATTCACCTGGGCCGGCAGCGGCTGGACGGTAAGCTGCCGGATACGGATTTTGCCCGGGCTCTTAATTTTATTGTGCGGTATACCATTGAACAAAAAGCGGATGCCCTGCTGATAGCAGGCGACCTTTTTGATTCGCCCAACATCCAGCCGCCGGTTCTCCAGCAGGCAACCGCCTGTTTGATGCCGCTGCAACAAGCCGGTATTCCTGTTTTTGCCATAGAAGGCAACCACGACCGGGCTACGCTGACCGGCGAGTCCCCTACCTGGGTGAAGTATTTAAATGATATTGGTTTGTTGCATCTGCTGACCATTCCTTTTACCTCCCGGGGACCGGTGATTACTCCCTGGGATGAGACCCGGCGATGCGGTTCCTATATAGATTTTAAAGGAATCCGCCTGGTGGGGGCAGGCTACCTGGGGGCCGGCACGGTAAAGCGGGCCCGGTTGATTGCGGAGGTGCTGTCCGGTTGGCGGCAAACAGCTGAGCCGGCTGCCCTGGTTATGCTGCTGCACGCCGGTCCGGACTATATCGTGCAGGAAGGCGGGGGGTTTTCACGGGAGAATTTGGAGTTTCTCCATGGGTGTGTGGATTACCTGGCCTTAGGGCATATACATAAACCCATGCATCATGGCGGGTGGGCTGTTAACCCCGGTTCTCCGGAACATGTAAGGCTGGAAGAAAGCCGTTATGATGGCCGGCCCAGGGGGTTGGCAGTGGTGGAGATAGACCCGGCTCACACCGTCCCCCTGCGGCGGGCAGAGATAATTGAAGTTCCCAAGCGCCGCGTTCTTAATTTGCGTTACGATTGTTCTCCCCACGGGAACAAAACCAAGCGGGCCATGGAAGCCATACAGTCCGATATTATAAACAACCTGCGTTCTTTGGGAGCATTGCCCGAGGATGCGGTGAGATTGGAATTAACCGGTAGCGTCAACCTGGGAAGGATTCGCTTGGATACTGAAGCACTGGCTGCTTATTTGCAGGAAAGCCTGCCGGTAATGGCGGTGGAAGTAATTTCCGGCGGCTTGCAGCCGGCGCTGGGCGAAGCAGCCGCGGCGGTTAAGCAGGCGGGTTCTACCAGGGAAGAACTTGAGTTGTCCGCCATCCATGAGGTGCTGCGGCAAAACCCCCTGCCCGGTTTAGAACAGCAGACTGAGCTGTTAGCCGGTCTGCTTTACCGGTTGAAAGAGGATGTGCGCAACCAGGTGTCGGCTCAGGAAATCAGGGAACGGTTGCATAACCATCCGCTGGTGGAGCAACTGCTGGCTGCAATTGTTGACGAAAAACAGGCAAAATTTGTCGCCGCTGCCAAGGACGGTGAAGGCTAA
- a CDS encoding vWA domain-containing protein: protein MEQIKVDLALDKTFLLPGNKQAAYLMIKLTAPEQVVKERPVQNLSFVIDRSGSMSGEKLDYTKKAVTFAVGHLSPQDYCSVVAFDDMVTMVAPSHKVENKDDLKMAVESIYPGGSTNLSGGMLLGLREVKLAHKENQINRVLLLTDGMANVGVTDHGALVEKAREMAAGGVNLSIFGLGDDFEEDLLQAMAEAGGGNFYYIETPDQIPGIFDQELTGLLNIVAQNLSVKVKPGQDVAITGVFGYPFTTGEGVTVNLPDIYSGETKILLLELVILPLAEGTHKLLSVELDYADVRENLALVNLKADLSVNASAEPGDGPAENVEVIKQVELFRCAQAKEEAIRLADQEDFEASRFVLEKQLLKMQSLGASLSCSEINMEVNELQENLSYMSEGSYDKVLRKKMSFNVYQRKKGRGNNKAFTG from the coding sequence ATGGAACAAATTAAAGTTGATCTGGCGTTAGACAAAACTTTTCTGCTACCCGGCAATAAGCAGGCGGCCTATCTCATGATTAAACTTACTGCACCGGAGCAAGTAGTTAAGGAAAGACCGGTGCAGAATCTTTCCTTTGTCATTGATCGTAGCGGCAGTATGTCCGGAGAAAAGCTGGACTACACCAAAAAGGCAGTTACCTTTGCCGTTGGCCATCTTAGTCCTCAGGACTATTGTTCGGTGGTGGCCTTTGATGACATGGTTACGATGGTGGCCCCATCCCACAAGGTGGAGAACAAAGATGATCTTAAGATGGCGGTGGAAAGTATCTATCCCGGTGGCAGCACCAATTTAAGCGGAGGCATGCTGCTGGGTTTAAGGGAAGTTAAGCTGGCTCACAAGGAAAACCAAATTAATAGGGTGCTGCTGTTGACGGATGGTATGGCCAATGTGGGAGTGACGGACCACGGTGCCCTGGTGGAGAAGGCGCGGGAAATGGCAGCCGGTGGGGTTAATCTCTCTATTTTTGGATTGGGTGATGACTTTGAAGAAGATTTGCTGCAGGCAATGGCCGAGGCCGGTGGAGGTAACTTTTATTATATAGAAACACCGGACCAAATTCCGGGGATTTTTGATCAAGAGCTGACCGGTTTACTCAATATTGTAGCCCAAAACCTGTCAGTGAAAGTGAAACCGGGTCAGGATGTAGCAATAACCGGGGTATTTGGCTATCCCTTTACCACCGGTGAAGGGGTTACCGTGAACCTGCCTGATATATATAGTGGGGAAACAAAAATTTTGCTGCTGGAACTGGTGATATTGCCGCTGGCTGAAGGGACCCATAAGCTCCTTAGTGTAGAGCTGGATTATGCAGACGTTCGGGAAAACCTGGCACTGGTTAACCTCAAGGCCGACCTGAGCGTAAATGCCAGTGCAGAACCGGGTGACGGACCTGCTGAAAACGTAGAAGTAATCAAGCAGGTGGAACTGTTCCGCTGTGCCCAGGCTAAGGAAGAAGCCATCCGCCTGGCTGATCAGGAGGATTTTGAGGCCAGTCGCTTTGTCCTGGAAAAGCAACTTTTAAAAATGCAGTCCCTGGGAGCTAGCTTATCCTGCAGTGAGATTAATATGGAAGTGAACGAACTGCAAGAAAACCTTTCTTATATGTCTGAAGGCAGTTATGACAAGGTTTTAAGGAAGAAAATGTCCTTTAATGTGTACCAGCGGAAGAAAGGGAGAGGTAATAATAAGGCATTTACAGGGTAG
- a CDS encoding helix-turn-helix transcriptional regulator, which produces MSVRPKKDATRGLRLNMMIDLINKKTPYGGVTVKELMDKFEVSERQIHRDLNTIVNEMRVPLIKHERVIEGSKRTCYCLEVGYLPSLSPEKATVLFLSLLQQKGSALTGHLNELKDALVSTLFKYHYDPKELAVEKLQNRIHLVEETLVEPERVGEMFSKLVQALKDCHRVKIRYFVTHSQRETERVVEPYGLICKRQNWYLVGKCLTRNAIRVFRVDQIRDVFPYTSEKYQYPADFNLKKYMAHSWGVINDGEVCRVRLKFNHRVAHRVKNLIYHPSQVLEEELPDGSIIVSFMVCGIKEMKTWIVQWGDNVEVLEPGWLREDMCKLAKGIWQVYRDAN; this is translated from the coding sequence ATGAGTGTACGGCCAAAGAAAGATGCCACCCGGGGATTACGGCTTAATATGATGATCGATCTCATTAATAAAAAAACACCCTATGGCGGGGTAACTGTAAAAGAATTGATGGATAAGTTTGAAGTTTCCGAACGGCAAATTCACCGGGATTTAAACACCATTGTGAATGAAATGAGAGTCCCTTTAATAAAGCATGAGCGGGTTATCGAGGGCAGCAAGAGAACCTGCTACTGCCTGGAAGTTGGCTATTTACCCAGCCTGAGTCCGGAAAAGGCTACGGTGCTATTTTTAAGCCTGCTGCAGCAGAAGGGATCTGCCCTGACGGGTCATTTAAATGAATTAAAGGATGCGTTGGTATCTACCTTGTTCAAGTACCATTACGACCCCAAAGAGTTGGCAGTGGAAAAGCTGCAGAACCGTATCCACCTGGTGGAGGAAACCCTGGTGGAACCGGAACGGGTTGGTGAAATGTTCTCCAAGTTAGTCCAGGCCTTAAAGGATTGCCACAGAGTCAAGATTCGCTACTTTGTCACCCACAGCCAGAGGGAAACCGAACGAGTGGTGGAACCCTATGGCCTGATCTGCAAGCGGCAAAACTGGTACCTGGTGGGCAAATGCCTTACCCGTAACGCCATCCGGGTTTTCCGGGTTGATCAAATTAGAGATGTATTTCCCTATACCTCAGAAAAGTACCAATATCCCGCCGATTTTAATTTAAAAAAATACATGGCCCACAGCTGGGGCGTCATCAACGACGGTGAGGTCTGCCGGGTTAGGCTAAAGTTTAACCACCGGGTAGCCCACCGGGTAAAGAATTTGATTTACCATCCCTCGCAAGTGCTGGAGGAAGAACTGCCTGACGGTTCCATTATTGTTTCCTTTATGGTTTGTGGTATCAAGGAGATGAAAACCTGGATTGTCCAATGGGGGGATAATGTAGAAGTATTGGAACCGGGCTGGTTAAGAGAAGATATGTGTAAATTGGCGAAGGGGATTTGGCAGGTTTATCGGGATGCAAATTGA
- a CDS encoding DUF3006 domain-containing protein — protein sequence MKAVIDRFEGGWAVLEAEGQIMWNVPRQFLPPEAGEGDAIEFTFTIISQPEYNNKNLVDEIFE from the coding sequence GTGAAAGCAGTGATTGACCGTTTTGAAGGCGGCTGGGCAGTATTAGAGGCAGAGGGCCAAATTATGTGGAATGTGCCCAGGCAATTCCTGCCTCCGGAGGCCGGAGAAGGAGATGCGATAGAATTTACTTTTACGATTATCTCCCAACCGGAGTATAATAACAAAAACTTAGTAGATGAAATATTTGAATGA
- a CDS encoding GmrSD restriction endonuclease domain-containing protein → MPTIFHSTSELLTTLLDSIGSGKTQLPDFQRDWVWDDERIRRILASVLQSYPIGAVMLLQTGNPNVNFLPRPIEGVSLNGPINPDRLILDGQQRLTSLYQALCTGKPVITKDTRGNKVKRWYYLDIEKCIDPNSDKEEAVLSVPEDKLVRGMHNQVIADYSTREKECAAGVVPVHLIMNPPELFKWQADYLGGDNQKLAERSVKWVQFTTFVQSAFTQYQVPVIMLLNTTPKDAVCQVFENVNTGGVSLTVFELLTASFAAENFSLREDWQCRSEGSKCPASHTFNTHLKQDPILQGLSNTDFLQAITLLVTYQRKKANPSAAVSCKRKDILKLSLQDYKTWADKVTQGFYDAAKFLMEQKIFSNRDLPYATQLIPLATIFVELGTLAHNQTVRQMIARWYWCGVFGELYGGAVETRFARDLPQVVEWIKGGALPDTITEAYFDPNRLLSLRTRNSAAYKGVHVLLMREGSKDFLSGVPIDLQTYYNDSIDIHHIFPVAYCRSKGIPPEDYNSVINKTPLSSRTNGIIGGNAPSTYLNNLQNKYNIPAANLDQLLRTHVIDVNAIRNDDFNTFFQKRKDELYNKILMAMS, encoded by the coding sequence TTGCCAACTATTTTTCACAGTACATCCGAGCTACTAACAACTTTGTTAGATTCCATTGGTTCAGGAAAAACCCAGTTACCGGACTTCCAGCGGGATTGGGTTTGGGACGATGAGCGGATTCGCCGTATCCTGGCCAGTGTCTTACAGTCGTACCCCATCGGTGCTGTTATGCTATTGCAAACCGGTAATCCCAATGTGAACTTCTTGCCCCGTCCCATAGAAGGGGTCAGTTTAAATGGGCCGATTAACCCCGATCGCTTGATACTTGACGGACAGCAACGCCTTACCTCTCTTTACCAAGCCCTGTGCACCGGTAAACCAGTTATAACCAAAGATACCAGAGGTAATAAAGTAAAACGTTGGTATTACCTGGACATTGAAAAGTGCATAGACCCTAACTCGGATAAAGAAGAAGCCGTACTCTCGGTTCCTGAGGATAAACTTGTGCGTGGAATGCACAATCAGGTTATCGCAGATTACTCAACCAGAGAAAAGGAATGTGCTGCCGGTGTCGTTCCGGTTCACTTAATAATGAACCCCCCGGAGTTATTCAAATGGCAAGCCGATTATCTGGGAGGCGACAACCAAAAACTAGCTGAGCGTTCTGTAAAATGGGTTCAATTTACCACCTTTGTCCAGTCTGCTTTCACCCAATATCAAGTGCCGGTCATTATGCTATTAAACACAACTCCTAAAGATGCCGTTTGTCAGGTGTTTGAAAATGTTAATACCGGCGGCGTTTCATTGACGGTATTTGAATTGCTGACCGCCAGCTTTGCGGCCGAAAATTTTTCCCTTCGTGAAGATTGGCAATGCCGCTCCGAAGGAAGCAAATGTCCTGCAAGTCACACATTTAATACACACCTTAAACAAGACCCAATTCTACAAGGACTCAGCAACACTGATTTTTTACAGGCCATTACGTTACTGGTAACATATCAACGGAAGAAAGCTAACCCTTCAGCTGCAGTGAGTTGCAAACGTAAGGATATTTTAAAATTGAGTTTACAAGATTACAAAACATGGGCGGACAAGGTTACACAGGGATTCTACGATGCCGCCAAGTTTTTGATGGAGCAAAAAATCTTTTCCAACCGTGATTTACCTTATGCCACCCAGCTAATACCCCTGGCCACTATCTTTGTGGAGTTAGGAACACTGGCACATAACCAAACAGTTAGGCAAATGATTGCCCGCTGGTACTGGTGTGGCGTTTTTGGAGAACTATATGGGGGTGCCGTAGAAACACGGTTTGCCCGGGACTTACCACAGGTGGTTGAGTGGATTAAGGGAGGTGCCTTACCGGACACAATTACCGAGGCATACTTTGATCCCAACCGACTGTTGAGTCTTAGAACCAGAAACAGTGCTGCATATAAAGGTGTTCACGTCTTACTTATGCGGGAGGGTAGTAAAGACTTTTTATCGGGGGTTCCTATTGACCTTCAGACATATTACAACGATAGTATTGATATTCACCATATTTTCCCGGTTGCCTACTGCCGCAGTAAAGGAATACCACCAGAAGATTATAATTCTGTAATCAATAAAACCCCCTTATCCAGCAGGACAAATGGAATTATTGGCGGCAATGCCCCAAGCACTTACTTAAACAATCTGCAAAACAAGTATAACATCCCCGCTGCAAATCTGGATCAATTGTTAAGAACACATGTTATTGATGTAAATGCGATCCGTAATGATGACTTTAACACCTTTTTTCAAAAGCGGAAGGATGAACTATACAATAAAATTCTCATGGCTATGAGTTAA